One Salvia splendens isolate huo1 chromosome 12, SspV2, whole genome shotgun sequence genomic window carries:
- the LOC121757587 gene encoding uncharacterized protein LOC121757587, whose protein sequence is MVSYIPPHLRGNQHPGNQQYNQPRYQQEHYGQSDYPQPNYSRGPPSQRYNRHPNEGHGDMLVPHHPNDAMREIQEAQKEQRAALEMLTKQLSQVAVSLGELKGNEATTQPPGRENISEEEEESSRLDQVKEKGKEKVGGEASEDCQKEETERVKPYPYRGMVTRKRDATIDMASMFKDVEMKVPLLTALKMPPISKFIKDYLAGKVEHAMCDLGASINVLPYSIYRKLGATKLVDTDIIIQLADRSCIHPDGILEDVIVKVNNFLYPADFFVIKMTEPAANESSGVLLGRPFLSTASTIIDVRNGMISLDFKGEQYTFNIDEAMKKSADGENVYSIDVTEPLVQEYLEEEFLKRQFTDSAADKEVEKEVEEWYDTMKVGEMDVQAIVKAITDFCERPRPAGSSGTAQVSSLAKQLDQGKPLEKEAAENPLPNERN, encoded by the exons ATGGTCAGCTACATCCCACCACACCTACGGGGAAATCAGCACCCTGGAAATCAACAGTACAACCAGCCGCGATATCAGCAAGAACATTACGGGCAATCTGACTACCCGCAGCCCAACTATAGTAGGGGACCGCCGAGTCAAAGATACAACCGACACCCCAACGAAGGCCACGGAGATATGTTGGTACCGCACCATCCAAATGATGCGATGCGGGAAATccaggaggctcagaaggagcagCGGGCGGCGTTGGAGATGCTGACAAAACAACTCTCCCAAGTTGCAGTGTCGCTGGGCGAGTTGAAGGGAAATGAAGCCACTACGCAACCACCTGGTCGTGAGAATATTAGTGAA GAAGAGGAAGAATCTAGTAGATTGGATCAAGTGAAAGAAAAGGGTAAGGAGAAGGTGGGAGGTGAAGCCTCGGAAGATTGTCAGAAAGAGGAAACTGAAAGGGTTAAGCCTTATCCGTACCGTGGAATGGTGACAAGGAAGAGGGATGCCACAATCGATATGGCAAGTATGTTCAAGGACGTGGAGATGAAGGTACCGCTCTTGACGGCGTTAAAAATGCCCCCGATCAGCAAGTTCATTAAAGACTACCTGGCAGGGAAG GTGGAGCACGCTATGTGCGACTTAGGGGCATCAATCAACGTTCTGCCATACTCCATCTATCGGAAGTTGGGAGCGACCAAGCTCGTCGACACCGACATAATTATACAGTTGGCCGATAGATCGTGTATTCACCCAGATGGAATCCTGGAAGACGTGATTGTTAAGGTGAATAACTTTCtatacccagctgatttttttGTAATCAAGATGACGGAACCCGCAGCAAATGAGTCGAGTGGAGTCCTATTAGGACGACCGTTCCTGTCCACAGCCAGCACTATTATAGACGTCCGAAATGGGATGATAAGCCTGGATTTCAAAGGAGAGCAGTACACTTTCAATAttgatgaagccatgaagaagtcAGCTGATGGCGAGAACGTATACTCCATAGATGTGACTGAGCCCTTGGTACAGGAGTATTTGGAGGAAGAATTCTTAAAGAGACAGTTCACTGACTCCGCTGCAGATAAGGAGGTCGAAAAAGAAGTAGAAGAGTGGTATGATACCATGAAAGTTGGAGAGATGGACGTCCAGGCCATCGTGAAAGCGATAACGGATTTTTGCGAGCGCCCGAGGCCAGCTGGGTCAAGTGGGACAGCTCAAGTGTCTAGCTTAGCGAAACAGCTTGATCAAGGCAAGCCACTGGAAAAAGAAGCAGCAGAGAACCCTCTACCCAACGAAAGGAATTGA